The following coding sequences lie in one Arachis stenosperma cultivar V10309 chromosome 5, arast.V10309.gnm1.PFL2, whole genome shotgun sequence genomic window:
- the LOC130980641 gene encoding F-box/kelch-repeat protein At3g06240-like — protein MAKFQLPLPIIPDELLQEIFLRSSAKAVGRCMCLNKFWHRQLRQPETCIHHMRRQKVLDQHVLFHVGYSLLLMGSDSLYIVNAASGEEVNVQHPFGVGIHGWFRIVGVSNGNICFKFSREQDDIRLLVWNPTTQCFRKISDPHRDHGRSFFPVYGFGHVPNSDAYTVIHMCKRDIADAYVFFSRYCSRRSTWFHCVDCLPGVEKIDPNSVFNNGHAYWITGTGDSYATPKSVLCYSVEDESFSEVSIPDSL, from the coding sequence ATGGCTAAATTCCAACTTCCCTTGCCGATTATTCCGGATGAACTGCTACAAGAAATCTTCCTGCGTAGTAGTGCCAAAGCTGTAGGGAGATGTATGTGCTTGAATAAATTCTGGCACCGACAGCTACGCCAACCAGAGACATGCATACACCACATGCGAAGGCAGAAAGTGTTAGATCAACATGTTTTGTTTCATGTTGGATACTCACTACTGTTAATGGGTTCAGATTCACTATATATAGTGAATGCTGCTTCTGGAGAAGAAGTGAATGTTCAGCATCCTTTCGGAGTTGGCATCCATGGGTGGTTTCGTATTGTGGGAGTGTCAAACGGGAACATATGTTTCAAGTTCTCTCGTGAACAAGACGACATAAGACTTTTGGTATGGAATCCGACAACACAATGCTTTAGAAAAATTTCCGACCCCCACAGGGACCACGGTAGATCGTTTTTCCCAGTATATGGTTTCGGTCATGTTCCAAACTCAGATGCATACACAGTCATACATATGTGCAAAAGGGACATAGCTGATGCCTACGTTTTTTTCTCTAGATATTGTTCAAGGCGTTCTACATGGTTTCACTGCGTTGATTGTCTCCCTGGTGTAGAAAAAATTGACCCTAACTCTGTTTTTAATAATGGTCACGCGTATTGGATAACTGGTACAGGAGATAGCTATGCTACACCCAAGTCTGTTTTATGTTACAGTGTTGAAGATGAATCATTTAGCGAGGTGTCTATCCCTGATTCCCTGTAG